From the Sphingobacteruim zhuxiongii genome, the window TGAAAGCTTACCCTTGAGCTATAATACAAAGATCGGATACGAAGGATTAGGGCTGAGTGGCGGTCAAACGCAAAGAATGCTGATCGCTCGAGCAGTTTATAAAGAGCCAAAATTCGTATTCTTTGACGAAGCCACCAGTGCCTTGGACGCTAATACCGAAAAGATTATCACTGACAATCTAAATCTATTTCTGAAAGGTAAAACAGCCGTCATTATTGCTCATCGGCTTTCGACGGTAAAGAATGCTGATAAGATTGTGGTCTTAGACCGTGGTCGCATTGTCGAGGAGGGGAGTCATGCCGAACTTGTAGAAAAGAAAGGCGAATACTATCGTTTAGTCAAAAATCAGTTAGAACTTGGAAACTAATAAAAATACATTAGATCAGATTCATCTTCGTTCAGAACAGGTGAATGATGTGTTGGAGAATCCACCGCATTGGCTGATTCGTTGGGGAAGCACGGTAATCTGTCTGCTGATTGTTTTATTCTTTACGCTGGCCTGTATCATCAAGTATCCAGAGTTTATTCAAGGTGCTATTGTCATTAGCTCGAAGAATCCGCCGGAAAAGATTGAAGCGGCAGTAAATTCTAAAATCGAGAAGATATTTATTGCCGATCAGCAAGAAGTGAAGCAGGGCGAGCCTATTCTAGTCTTGCAATCCAATGCTAATTATGCTGATGTGCTTAAGCTGAAGGATATGCTGGATAGCATCCAACCGAGTAGCTTAGCCTCCTTTCCGATTACATCGACGTCGATGCTTCGCTTAGGCGAAGTGCAGGAAGATTATACGGCCTTTGCCAAAGCAGTACAAAACGAGCTCTTGTTTGCAAAATTGAGACCATACGATACTGAAGGCCTCACAGCTGGAAAGAACATTAATGACTACGAGAACAGAATTGCCAATATGAAACAGCAATACGCGATCGAGGAAGCAAAAATGGGATTAACAGAAAAGAACTATCAACGTTCAGAGCAGCTGCAACAGCAAGGCGTTATTTCAACCTTGGAACTGGAGAACGAAAAAATAAGACTCCTAGAACAACGCAAAAACTTTAAGAATACCCAATTATCGCTGTCGCAACTTGAAGAAAGTATATTGAACTTTAAGAAGATTCAAGCTGGCGTTCAAATTAATAAATCGAAGGATCAATCGAACTATGCAACCGGTAGCATTCTCATGTTGGAAAAACTACGGAAGTCTATTGTCCAATGGGAACGCAATTACCTAATCCGTGCTTCTATTGATGGGAAAGTAAGCTATCTACAGTTTTTAGGAGCTAATCAGTTTGTTAAAGCCGGAACAACCTTACTTAGTATTTTACCAACAAATAGAGCAGTTATCGTCGGGCAGATGCATATTGCCGCTCAGAACCAAGGAAAGATCCAAAAAGATCAGCGTGTTTTGATTAAGCTGGACAACTATAAGTACCAAGAATTTGGGATAGTCACAGGACGTATACAGTCGATCTCCTTGACACCAGATAAGGACGCGAAGTATTATGTTGAAGTAGCCCTTCCAAATGGCTTAGAAACGTCCTACCACAAGAAACTAAACTTCAATCAGGAGCTGACCGGAAATGCGGATATCGTGACTGAGGAATTTACCCTTGCACAGCGTATTCTCGATCAATTGCGAAGTATTTTAAAGTATCAAAACAACGGATAGACTATGGTGCGGTTTATTGTCATGCTATATTTCTTTATATGCGCTTTGCTTGAATCCTTTCCGAGCTTTGCACAAGAGCAGTGGAGTCTGCAGCAATGTATGGATTATGCTGTTGAGCGCAATGGAAGCGTGGCGCTCTCCCGACTGGATGTCGATAGCAAAGCTATCGATATTCAAATGGCCAAGAGTGAACGTCTGCCTAATTTGAATGGATTCAGCAATATCTCCAGTAATTTTGGTCAATCTCAAGATATCTTTGGTAATAATGCGCGGAATGATAATTTCAGCAGTACCCTAGGGGTCGGTAGTTCC encodes:
- a CDS encoding HlyD family secretion protein, translated to METNKNTLDQIHLRSEQVNDVLENPPHWLIRWGSTVICLLIVLFFTLACIIKYPEFIQGAIVISSKNPPEKIEAAVNSKIEKIFIADQQEVKQGEPILVLQSNANYADVLKLKDMLDSIQPSSLASFPITSTSMLRLGEVQEDYTAFAKAVQNELLFAKLRPYDTEGLTAGKNINDYENRIANMKQQYAIEEAKMGLTEKNYQRSEQLQQQGVISTLELENEKIRLLEQRKNFKNTQLSLSQLEESILNFKKIQAGVQINKSKDQSNYATGSILMLEKLRKSIVQWERNYLIRASIDGKVSYLQFLGANQFVKAGTTLLSILPTNRAVIVGQMHIAAQNQGKIQKDQRVLIKLDNYKYQEFGIVTGRIQSISLTPDKDAKYYVEVALPNGLETSYHKKLNFNQELTGNADIVTEEFTLAQRILDQLRSILKYQNNG